A section of the Sceloporus undulatus isolate JIND9_A2432 ecotype Alabama chromosome 3, SceUnd_v1.1, whole genome shotgun sequence genome encodes:
- the NKX6-2 gene encoding homeobox protein Nkx-6.2 codes for MKGPLGGFPSYASLAPSPPAFKGGHPHASSASASLLPPLGAHFPLGTPHGISDILGRPISAAGLLPGLPQRINALNGIAGMYFNPAAAAAAAAAAAAASRYPKPLAELPGRAPIFWPGVMQGPPWRDPRIACPAAQAGMVLDKDGKKKHSRPTFSGQQIFALEKTFEQTKYLAGPERARLAYSLGMTESQVKVWFQNRRTKWRKRHAAEMASAKKKHDSETEKLKESSGNEEEEEEEEDDDEYNKPLDPNSDDEKIARLLKKHKAAAAAAASSSSSSGSSCSGPPTLSLLSSGPSSHVPHPS; via the exons ATGAAGGGGCCCTTGGGGGGCTTCCCCTCCTACGCCTCGCTGGCCCCCAGCCCCCCGGCCTTCAAGGGGGGCCACCCCCACGCCTCCTCGGCCTCGGCCTCGCTGCTGCCTCCGCTGGGCGCCCACTTCCCCCTGGGCACCCCCCACGGCATCAGCGACATCCTGGGGAGACCCATCTCGGCCGCGGGGCTGCTCCCGGGCCTCCCCCAGAGGATCAACGCCCTCAACGGCATCGCCGGCATGTACTTCAaccccgccgccgccgcagcagcagccgcagcagcagcggcggcctCTCGGTACCCGAAGCCCTTGGCCGAGCTCCCCGGGAGGGCCCCCATCTTCTGGCCGGGAGTCATGCAGGGACCCCCCTGGAGGGACCCCCGGATCGCCTGCCCCGCAG cccaggccgggatggttctGGACAAAGACGGCAAGAAGAAGCACTCGCGACCCACTTTCTCGGGGCAGCAGATCTTCGCCTTGGAGAAGACCTTCGAGCAAACCAAGTACCTGGCCGGCCCCGAAAGAGCCCGCCTGGCCTACTCCCTGGGCATGACCGAGAGCCAAGTCAAG gtGTGGTTCCAGAACCGTCGGACCAAGTGGCGGAAGCGTCACGCGGCGGAGATGGCCTCGGCCAAGAAGAAGCACGACTCGGAGACGGAGAAGCTGAAGGAGAGCTCCGGgaacgaagaggaggaggaggaggaggaggacgacgacGAGTACAACAAGCCCCTGGACCCCAACTCCGACGACGAGAAGATCGCCCGCCTCCTCAAGAAGCacaaggcggcggcggcggcagcggcatcctcctcctcctcctcgggctcCTCTTGCTCTGGGCCTCCGACGTTGTCTTTGCTCAGCAGCGGCCCCTCCAGCCACGTCCCCCACCCCTCCTGA